The Drosophila teissieri strain GT53w chromosome X, Prin_Dtei_1.1, whole genome shotgun sequence genome has a segment encoding these proteins:
- the LOC122624710 gene encoding tyrosine-protein phosphatase non-receptor type 9 isoform X2, translating to MPDASMFIHITSSTVKMEAEQQEFAVKQFIDLCNNLGANCSTTTATSPSASSSSASSTQNLIAVVPPQLQQLQVQLPAPGGGAGAGGGGGGGGGSGGATPVRRHISHTTAVKFLYARKFDIPRAVSLYEQHEQIRLKEYLYNIDPDVEPLRSELQTGKFTILPARTSSGAAIALFTANRHSPLSVSHTTTLQGIVYQLDSALQDSETQRAGLVFIYDMSGSKYSNFDYDLSQKILTLLKGGYPARLKKVLIVTAPLWFKAPFKILRLFVREKLRERVFTVSVPQLALHVPRKALPIHLGGTLEVDHATWLLSCRQSMTNREDELLANIVGVGGGGSGSGTAAGSAIVSTNGTETEAASTAATIISAVHQLGDNNTTVVTVSNGVGPAGSTAGGGVTAAATATTEPNENITINGLSPSHRQAANNSSSGGSSSSSSAATAANPLKLNTSGSADNNSTITNATTAAGAAGAAAGTTTTTNGGGEFWSENPPSSASSGFSDDDSLAGQEGDPKPIDQIVQMVKQRGRHGLIKEYADIRNRAPEGTFLHARMRANLTKNRYTDVLCYDHSRVVLANEDGDEPSDYINANFVDGYKQKNAYISTQGPLPKTSQDFWRMIWEQHCLVIVMTTRVMERGRVKCGQYWEPTEESSLEFGDYHVRTISVECNEDYMVASLELRNIKTDEVRNVSHWQFTSWPDYGVPSSAMAMLNFLQKVREKQAQLVQGLGDTWAGHPRGPPIVVHCSAGIGRTGTFITLDICISRLEDVGTADIRGTVEKIRSQRAYSIQMPDQYVFCHLALIEYAYSRGMLQTVDLAGFDEREPDSE from the exons AGTGCCGCCAcagttgcagcagctgcaggtgcAATTACCGGcgccaggaggaggagcaggtgctggaggaggaggcggaggcggtggtggtaGTGGGGGAGCAACACCTGTAAGGCGCCACATCTCGCATACGACAGCCGTCAAGTTTCTGTACGCCCGTAAATTCGATATACCGCGAGCGGTCTCGCTGTACGAACAGCATGAACAGATCCGCCTAAAGGAGTATCTCTATAACATCGATCCGGATGTGGAGCCTCTGCGCTCCGAATTGCAGACCGGCAAGTTCACAATCCTG CCCGCACGCACTTCCAGTGGCGCTGCCATCGCCCTGTTCACCGCCAATCGACACAGTCCGCTGAGCGTTTCGCACACAACCACGCTGCAGGGCATCGTCTATCAGCTGGACAGTGCGCTCCAGGATTCGGAGACGCAGCGCGCCGGTCTCGTTTTTATCTACGACATGAGCGGCTCCAAGTATTCCAACTTTGACTACGACCTCTCCCAGAAGATTCTCACACTGCTCAAG GGCGGCTATCCGGCGCGTCTGAAGAAGGTCCTGATCGTGACGGCGCCACTGTGGTTCAAGGCACCCTTCAAGATCCTGCGTCTGTTTGTGCGCGAGAAGCTGCGCGAGCGAGTGTTCACTGTATCGGTGCCTCAATTGGCGCTGCACGTGCCGCGCAAGGCGCTGCCCATTCACTTGGGTGGCACGCTGGAGGTCGATCACGCCACATGGTTGCTCAGCTGCCGCCAATCGATGACGAATCGTGAGGACGAGCTGCTGGCCAATAtcgtgggtgtgggtggcgGTGGATCCGGATCCGGTACAGCAGCTGGATCGGCGATTGTGTCCACCAATGGCACGGAAACGGAGGCCGCGTCAACGGCAGCCACGATAATCAGTGCCGTCCACCAGTTGGGCGACAATAATACCACCGTGGTGACAGTCAGCAATGGTGTCGGTCCAGCTGGCTCGACAGCTGGCGGAGGAGTAACTGCAGCAGCGACGGCGACGACGGAACCCAACGAAAATATCACAATCAACGGACTGAGTCCAAGCCACCGTCAGGCGGCGAATAACAGCAgtagcggcggcagcagcagcagcagcagtgcagCCACGGCGGCCAATCCCCTCAAGCTCAACACGAGTGGTTCCGCGGATAACAATAGTACCATCACGAACGCCACCACAGCTGCtggagcagccggagcagctgctggcaccaccaccaccaccaatgGCGGCGGCGAGTTCTGGTCAGAGAATCCGCCCAGCAGCGCCTCGTCCGGCTTCAGTGACGATGATAGTCTCGCCGGCCAGGAGGGCGATCCCAAGCCCATCGATCAGATCGTCCAGATGGTGAAGCAGCGCGGACGCCATGGGCTGATCAAGGAGTATGCGGACATTCGGAATAGGGCGCCCGAGGGCACCTTCCTGCATGCGAG AATGCGGGCCAATCTGACCAAGAATCGCTACACAGACGTCCTCTGCTACGATCACAGTCGAGTGGTGCTGGCAAACGAAGACGGCGACGAGCCGTCGGATTATATAAATGCGAATTTCGTCGATGGCTACAAACAAAAGAATGCCTATATTTCAACTCAAG GTCCATTACCAAAGACATCCCAGGACTTTTGGCGCATGATCTGGGAGCAACATTGTTTAGTTATAGTGATGACGACGCGCGTGATGGAGCGCGGACGCGTGAAATGCGGCCAGTACTGGGAGCCGACTGAAGAAAGTTCCTTAGAGTTTGGCGACTACCATGTGCGAACAATTAGCGTTGAGTGCAACGAGGACTATATGGTTGCCTCGTTAGAATTGAGAAACATAAAG ACTGACGAAGTTCGCAATGTCTCACATTGGCAGTTCACCAGCTGGCCGGACTATGGTGTGCCCAGCTCGGCCATGGCCATGCTGAACTTCCTGCAGAAGGTGCGCGAGAAGCAGGCGCAGCTCGTCCAAGGACTGGGCGACACCTGGGCGGGTCATCCACGTGGACCGCCCATTGTGGTGCACTGCAGTGCAGGCATTGGACGCACAG GTACATTCATCACCCTGGACATTTGCATATCGCGCCTGGAGGACGTGGGCACGGCGGACATACGCGGCACCGTTGAGAAGATCCGATCGCAGCGAGCCTACTCCATTCAGATGCCCGATCAGTATGTGTTCTGTCACCTGGCACTCATCGAATACGCATATTCGCGTGGAATGCTGCAGACGGTGGATCTGGCTGGCTTCGATGAACGTGAACCGGACTCGGAGTAG
- the LOC122624710 gene encoding tyrosine-protein phosphatase non-receptor type 9 isoform X1: MQQTQWNKDRQEDRNNNSSSRSEQDSGCHRRLFLCIGKAVKQFIDLCNNLGANCSTTTATSPSASSSSASSTQNLIAVVPPQLQQLQVQLPAPGGGAGAGGGGGGGGGSGGATPVRRHISHTTAVKFLYARKFDIPRAVSLYEQHEQIRLKEYLYNIDPDVEPLRSELQTGKFTILPARTSSGAAIALFTANRHSPLSVSHTTTLQGIVYQLDSALQDSETQRAGLVFIYDMSGSKYSNFDYDLSQKILTLLKGGYPARLKKVLIVTAPLWFKAPFKILRLFVREKLRERVFTVSVPQLALHVPRKALPIHLGGTLEVDHATWLLSCRQSMTNREDELLANIVGVGGGGSGSGTAAGSAIVSTNGTETEAASTAATIISAVHQLGDNNTTVVTVSNGVGPAGSTAGGGVTAAATATTEPNENITINGLSPSHRQAANNSSSGGSSSSSSAATAANPLKLNTSGSADNNSTITNATTAAGAAGAAAGTTTTTNGGGEFWSENPPSSASSGFSDDDSLAGQEGDPKPIDQIVQMVKQRGRHGLIKEYADIRNRAPEGTFLHARMRANLTKNRYTDVLCYDHSRVVLANEDGDEPSDYINANFVDGYKQKNAYISTQGPLPKTSQDFWRMIWEQHCLVIVMTTRVMERGRVKCGQYWEPTEESSLEFGDYHVRTISVECNEDYMVASLELRNIKTDEVRNVSHWQFTSWPDYGVPSSAMAMLNFLQKVREKQAQLVQGLGDTWAGHPRGPPIVVHCSAGIGRTGTFITLDICISRLEDVGTADIRGTVEKIRSQRAYSIQMPDQYVFCHLALIEYAYSRGMLQTVDLAGFDEREPDSE, from the exons AGTGCCGCCAcagttgcagcagctgcaggtgcAATTACCGGcgccaggaggaggagcaggtgctggaggaggaggcggaggcggtggtggtaGTGGGGGAGCAACACCTGTAAGGCGCCACATCTCGCATACGACAGCCGTCAAGTTTCTGTACGCCCGTAAATTCGATATACCGCGAGCGGTCTCGCTGTACGAACAGCATGAACAGATCCGCCTAAAGGAGTATCTCTATAACATCGATCCGGATGTGGAGCCTCTGCGCTCCGAATTGCAGACCGGCAAGTTCACAATCCTG CCCGCACGCACTTCCAGTGGCGCTGCCATCGCCCTGTTCACCGCCAATCGACACAGTCCGCTGAGCGTTTCGCACACAACCACGCTGCAGGGCATCGTCTATCAGCTGGACAGTGCGCTCCAGGATTCGGAGACGCAGCGCGCCGGTCTCGTTTTTATCTACGACATGAGCGGCTCCAAGTATTCCAACTTTGACTACGACCTCTCCCAGAAGATTCTCACACTGCTCAAG GGCGGCTATCCGGCGCGTCTGAAGAAGGTCCTGATCGTGACGGCGCCACTGTGGTTCAAGGCACCCTTCAAGATCCTGCGTCTGTTTGTGCGCGAGAAGCTGCGCGAGCGAGTGTTCACTGTATCGGTGCCTCAATTGGCGCTGCACGTGCCGCGCAAGGCGCTGCCCATTCACTTGGGTGGCACGCTGGAGGTCGATCACGCCACATGGTTGCTCAGCTGCCGCCAATCGATGACGAATCGTGAGGACGAGCTGCTGGCCAATAtcgtgggtgtgggtggcgGTGGATCCGGATCCGGTACAGCAGCTGGATCGGCGATTGTGTCCACCAATGGCACGGAAACGGAGGCCGCGTCAACGGCAGCCACGATAATCAGTGCCGTCCACCAGTTGGGCGACAATAATACCACCGTGGTGACAGTCAGCAATGGTGTCGGTCCAGCTGGCTCGACAGCTGGCGGAGGAGTAACTGCAGCAGCGACGGCGACGACGGAACCCAACGAAAATATCACAATCAACGGACTGAGTCCAAGCCACCGTCAGGCGGCGAATAACAGCAgtagcggcggcagcagcagcagcagcagtgcagCCACGGCGGCCAATCCCCTCAAGCTCAACACGAGTGGTTCCGCGGATAACAATAGTACCATCACGAACGCCACCACAGCTGCtggagcagccggagcagctgctggcaccaccaccaccaccaatgGCGGCGGCGAGTTCTGGTCAGAGAATCCGCCCAGCAGCGCCTCGTCCGGCTTCAGTGACGATGATAGTCTCGCCGGCCAGGAGGGCGATCCCAAGCCCATCGATCAGATCGTCCAGATGGTGAAGCAGCGCGGACGCCATGGGCTGATCAAGGAGTATGCGGACATTCGGAATAGGGCGCCCGAGGGCACCTTCCTGCATGCGAG AATGCGGGCCAATCTGACCAAGAATCGCTACACAGACGTCCTCTGCTACGATCACAGTCGAGTGGTGCTGGCAAACGAAGACGGCGACGAGCCGTCGGATTATATAAATGCGAATTTCGTCGATGGCTACAAACAAAAGAATGCCTATATTTCAACTCAAG GTCCATTACCAAAGACATCCCAGGACTTTTGGCGCATGATCTGGGAGCAACATTGTTTAGTTATAGTGATGACGACGCGCGTGATGGAGCGCGGACGCGTGAAATGCGGCCAGTACTGGGAGCCGACTGAAGAAAGTTCCTTAGAGTTTGGCGACTACCATGTGCGAACAATTAGCGTTGAGTGCAACGAGGACTATATGGTTGCCTCGTTAGAATTGAGAAACATAAAG ACTGACGAAGTTCGCAATGTCTCACATTGGCAGTTCACCAGCTGGCCGGACTATGGTGTGCCCAGCTCGGCCATGGCCATGCTGAACTTCCTGCAGAAGGTGCGCGAGAAGCAGGCGCAGCTCGTCCAAGGACTGGGCGACACCTGGGCGGGTCATCCACGTGGACCGCCCATTGTGGTGCACTGCAGTGCAGGCATTGGACGCACAG GTACATTCATCACCCTGGACATTTGCATATCGCGCCTGGAGGACGTGGGCACGGCGGACATACGCGGCACCGTTGAGAAGATCCGATCGCAGCGAGCCTACTCCATTCAGATGCCCGATCAGTATGTGTTCTGTCACCTGGCACTCATCGAATACGCATATTCGCGTGGAATGCTGCAGACGGTGGATCTGGCTGGCTTCGATGAACGTGAACCGGACTCGGAGTAG
- the LOC122624710 gene encoding tyrosine-protein phosphatase non-receptor type 9 isoform X3, with protein MVHLYQRRRNREQAVKQFIDLCNNLGANCSTTTATSPSASSSSASSTQNLIAVVPPQLQQLQVQLPAPGGGAGAGGGGGGGGGSGGATPVRRHISHTTAVKFLYARKFDIPRAVSLYEQHEQIRLKEYLYNIDPDVEPLRSELQTGKFTILPARTSSGAAIALFTANRHSPLSVSHTTTLQGIVYQLDSALQDSETQRAGLVFIYDMSGSKYSNFDYDLSQKILTLLKGGYPARLKKVLIVTAPLWFKAPFKILRLFVREKLRERVFTVSVPQLALHVPRKALPIHLGGTLEVDHATWLLSCRQSMTNREDELLANIVGVGGGGSGSGTAAGSAIVSTNGTETEAASTAATIISAVHQLGDNNTTVVTVSNGVGPAGSTAGGGVTAAATATTEPNENITINGLSPSHRQAANNSSSGGSSSSSSAATAANPLKLNTSGSADNNSTITNATTAAGAAGAAAGTTTTTNGGGEFWSENPPSSASSGFSDDDSLAGQEGDPKPIDQIVQMVKQRGRHGLIKEYADIRNRAPEGTFLHARMRANLTKNRYTDVLCYDHSRVVLANEDGDEPSDYINANFVDGYKQKNAYISTQGPLPKTSQDFWRMIWEQHCLVIVMTTRVMERGRVKCGQYWEPTEESSLEFGDYHVRTISVECNEDYMVASLELRNIKTDEVRNVSHWQFTSWPDYGVPSSAMAMLNFLQKVREKQAQLVQGLGDTWAGHPRGPPIVVHCSAGIGRTGTFITLDICISRLEDVGTADIRGTVEKIRSQRAYSIQMPDQYVFCHLALIEYAYSRGMLQTVDLAGFDEREPDSE; from the exons AGTGCCGCCAcagttgcagcagctgcaggtgcAATTACCGGcgccaggaggaggagcaggtgctggaggaggaggcggaggcggtggtggtaGTGGGGGAGCAACACCTGTAAGGCGCCACATCTCGCATACGACAGCCGTCAAGTTTCTGTACGCCCGTAAATTCGATATACCGCGAGCGGTCTCGCTGTACGAACAGCATGAACAGATCCGCCTAAAGGAGTATCTCTATAACATCGATCCGGATGTGGAGCCTCTGCGCTCCGAATTGCAGACCGGCAAGTTCACAATCCTG CCCGCACGCACTTCCAGTGGCGCTGCCATCGCCCTGTTCACCGCCAATCGACACAGTCCGCTGAGCGTTTCGCACACAACCACGCTGCAGGGCATCGTCTATCAGCTGGACAGTGCGCTCCAGGATTCGGAGACGCAGCGCGCCGGTCTCGTTTTTATCTACGACATGAGCGGCTCCAAGTATTCCAACTTTGACTACGACCTCTCCCAGAAGATTCTCACACTGCTCAAG GGCGGCTATCCGGCGCGTCTGAAGAAGGTCCTGATCGTGACGGCGCCACTGTGGTTCAAGGCACCCTTCAAGATCCTGCGTCTGTTTGTGCGCGAGAAGCTGCGCGAGCGAGTGTTCACTGTATCGGTGCCTCAATTGGCGCTGCACGTGCCGCGCAAGGCGCTGCCCATTCACTTGGGTGGCACGCTGGAGGTCGATCACGCCACATGGTTGCTCAGCTGCCGCCAATCGATGACGAATCGTGAGGACGAGCTGCTGGCCAATAtcgtgggtgtgggtggcgGTGGATCCGGATCCGGTACAGCAGCTGGATCGGCGATTGTGTCCACCAATGGCACGGAAACGGAGGCCGCGTCAACGGCAGCCACGATAATCAGTGCCGTCCACCAGTTGGGCGACAATAATACCACCGTGGTGACAGTCAGCAATGGTGTCGGTCCAGCTGGCTCGACAGCTGGCGGAGGAGTAACTGCAGCAGCGACGGCGACGACGGAACCCAACGAAAATATCACAATCAACGGACTGAGTCCAAGCCACCGTCAGGCGGCGAATAACAGCAgtagcggcggcagcagcagcagcagcagtgcagCCACGGCGGCCAATCCCCTCAAGCTCAACACGAGTGGTTCCGCGGATAACAATAGTACCATCACGAACGCCACCACAGCTGCtggagcagccggagcagctgctggcaccaccaccaccaccaatgGCGGCGGCGAGTTCTGGTCAGAGAATCCGCCCAGCAGCGCCTCGTCCGGCTTCAGTGACGATGATAGTCTCGCCGGCCAGGAGGGCGATCCCAAGCCCATCGATCAGATCGTCCAGATGGTGAAGCAGCGCGGACGCCATGGGCTGATCAAGGAGTATGCGGACATTCGGAATAGGGCGCCCGAGGGCACCTTCCTGCATGCGAG AATGCGGGCCAATCTGACCAAGAATCGCTACACAGACGTCCTCTGCTACGATCACAGTCGAGTGGTGCTGGCAAACGAAGACGGCGACGAGCCGTCGGATTATATAAATGCGAATTTCGTCGATGGCTACAAACAAAAGAATGCCTATATTTCAACTCAAG GTCCATTACCAAAGACATCCCAGGACTTTTGGCGCATGATCTGGGAGCAACATTGTTTAGTTATAGTGATGACGACGCGCGTGATGGAGCGCGGACGCGTGAAATGCGGCCAGTACTGGGAGCCGACTGAAGAAAGTTCCTTAGAGTTTGGCGACTACCATGTGCGAACAATTAGCGTTGAGTGCAACGAGGACTATATGGTTGCCTCGTTAGAATTGAGAAACATAAAG ACTGACGAAGTTCGCAATGTCTCACATTGGCAGTTCACCAGCTGGCCGGACTATGGTGTGCCCAGCTCGGCCATGGCCATGCTGAACTTCCTGCAGAAGGTGCGCGAGAAGCAGGCGCAGCTCGTCCAAGGACTGGGCGACACCTGGGCGGGTCATCCACGTGGACCGCCCATTGTGGTGCACTGCAGTGCAGGCATTGGACGCACAG GTACATTCATCACCCTGGACATTTGCATATCGCGCCTGGAGGACGTGGGCACGGCGGACATACGCGGCACCGTTGAGAAGATCCGATCGCAGCGAGCCTACTCCATTCAGATGCCCGATCAGTATGTGTTCTGTCACCTGGCACTCATCGAATACGCATATTCGCGTGGAATGCTGCAGACGGTGGATCTGGCTGGCTTCGATGAACGTGAACCGGACTCGGAGTAG
- the LOC122624710 gene encoding tyrosine-protein phosphatase non-receptor type 9 isoform X4, with the protein MTNREDELLANIVGVGGGGSGSGTAAGSAIVSTNGTETEAASTAATIISAVHQLGDNNTTVVTVSNGVGPAGSTAGGGVTAAATATTEPNENITINGLSPSHRQAANNSSSGGSSSSSSAATAANPLKLNTSGSADNNSTITNATTAAGAAGAAAGTTTTTNGGGEFWSENPPSSASSGFSDDDSLAGQEGDPKPIDQIVQMVKQRGRHGLIKEYADIRNRAPEGTFLHARMRANLTKNRYTDVLCYDHSRVVLANEDGDEPSDYINANFVDGYKQKNAYISTQGPLPKTSQDFWRMIWEQHCLVIVMTTRVMERGRVKCGQYWEPTEESSLEFGDYHVRTISVECNEDYMVASLELRNIKTDEVRNVSHWQFTSWPDYGVPSSAMAMLNFLQKVREKQAQLVQGLGDTWAGHPRGPPIVVHCSAGIGRTGTFITLDICISRLEDVGTADIRGTVEKIRSQRAYSIQMPDQYVFCHLALIEYAYSRGMLQTVDLAGFDEREPDSE; encoded by the exons ATGACGAATCGTGAGGACGAGCTGCTGGCCAATAtcgtgggtgtgggtggcgGTGGATCCGGATCCGGTACAGCAGCTGGATCGGCGATTGTGTCCACCAATGGCACGGAAACGGAGGCCGCGTCAACGGCAGCCACGATAATCAGTGCCGTCCACCAGTTGGGCGACAATAATACCACCGTGGTGACAGTCAGCAATGGTGTCGGTCCAGCTGGCTCGACAGCTGGCGGAGGAGTAACTGCAGCAGCGACGGCGACGACGGAACCCAACGAAAATATCACAATCAACGGACTGAGTCCAAGCCACCGTCAGGCGGCGAATAACAGCAgtagcggcggcagcagcagcagcagcagtgcagCCACGGCGGCCAATCCCCTCAAGCTCAACACGAGTGGTTCCGCGGATAACAATAGTACCATCACGAACGCCACCACAGCTGCtggagcagccggagcagctgctggcaccaccaccaccaccaatgGCGGCGGCGAGTTCTGGTCAGAGAATCCGCCCAGCAGCGCCTCGTCCGGCTTCAGTGACGATGATAGTCTCGCCGGCCAGGAGGGCGATCCCAAGCCCATCGATCAGATCGTCCAGATGGTGAAGCAGCGCGGACGCCATGGGCTGATCAAGGAGTATGCGGACATTCGGAATAGGGCGCCCGAGGGCACCTTCCTGCATGCGAG AATGCGGGCCAATCTGACCAAGAATCGCTACACAGACGTCCTCTGCTACGATCACAGTCGAGTGGTGCTGGCAAACGAAGACGGCGACGAGCCGTCGGATTATATAAATGCGAATTTCGTCGATGGCTACAAACAAAAGAATGCCTATATTTCAACTCAAG GTCCATTACCAAAGACATCCCAGGACTTTTGGCGCATGATCTGGGAGCAACATTGTTTAGTTATAGTGATGACGACGCGCGTGATGGAGCGCGGACGCGTGAAATGCGGCCAGTACTGGGAGCCGACTGAAGAAAGTTCCTTAGAGTTTGGCGACTACCATGTGCGAACAATTAGCGTTGAGTGCAACGAGGACTATATGGTTGCCTCGTTAGAATTGAGAAACATAAAG ACTGACGAAGTTCGCAATGTCTCACATTGGCAGTTCACCAGCTGGCCGGACTATGGTGTGCCCAGCTCGGCCATGGCCATGCTGAACTTCCTGCAGAAGGTGCGCGAGAAGCAGGCGCAGCTCGTCCAAGGACTGGGCGACACCTGGGCGGGTCATCCACGTGGACCGCCCATTGTGGTGCACTGCAGTGCAGGCATTGGACGCACAG GTACATTCATCACCCTGGACATTTGCATATCGCGCCTGGAGGACGTGGGCACGGCGGACATACGCGGCACCGTTGAGAAGATCCGATCGCAGCGAGCCTACTCCATTCAGATGCCCGATCAGTATGTGTTCTGTCACCTGGCACTCATCGAATACGCATATTCGCGTGGAATGCTGCAGACGGTGGATCTGGCTGGCTTCGATGAACGTGAACCGGACTCGGAGTAG